Within Diabrotica virgifera virgifera chromosome 7, PGI_DIABVI_V3a, the genomic segment caaagtatctccaaagaaaataaacgtaacatctataacagcattgttaagagcattataacatacagcagcggagtttggccacttaaagaaaaatccgaaaatatgctcagaacaactgaaatggacttctggagaagatctgctggtatatcaagaatacaaaaaattagaaatacaagaatattggagataatggatgtaaagcatacaataatggacgatataaaaacaaagcaactaagatggtttggccacgtacaacgtatgggagaagacagattacccaagcaagtgctacgatgggcaccaaaaggacggcggaagagaggaagacctaggaaaagctggatagaaggaatccatagggaaatcggagaaagaggcttgaacgaagacatgtgctacgatcgagagcaatggcgattgggaatcggaagacgtcgtagaacgttatgaaccgattatatatatacaTTTGTATCTATTcattgcataaatacaaatgtactgctcgagttaaCAATaccacgggcaaaatacgtaagcgtgagctacgttcgttattcactagtaatgtcaacccgcctatACTGTGGGACGTGGCCGAGAATAGGACTTCATATTTATTCCAACAGGCCATAAGGAAACCACAAGGAAAAACACGGAAGTCGTGTACGGAGGATGTTTAGAGAAAAACACCGTCTGATCGACCATCAGATCAGACAATAGCCATATTGTTGCAAAATCGGTACAGGAAAGTAGGTGCGATGCCGCAAAAAGTACCTACAGAAGATGTCCACACACCTAAGGCAAGAAGAATCAAGGATCCACAACGGAAGCTGTTCAAAGGAGATGGTGCAGCAGCGGAACAtcgaaaaagaagaaataaaatacatatcTTAAGATAATGAATTAAAATATATATCATTAGGgaataaatgtttttagtttttattgtaattttataTCAGCTGTTAGATTCCTGATTATCTGAACCAGATGATTCATACTTTCCTTTATCAGCTTTCATAAGTATTTCGAATACTGCATGCTGCACCGCAGTCTGAGTCTCCCTGGAATAATTATTCACTTTTGTAGCGACATATGTGAAAAATGTGTCAGTCTCGTTCGGTTTTTCTTTTACTGTGTCGAAAATATTAAGTTCACTGTCCAGCATTGATGAAGTAGGATAATCATCTGTCTTGGCTCGCTTACTAGGTATGTTAATAGGCGATGGTGCTGATGTCTCATCTGGGCTTAGTTCCGAAAGTTTGACCTCTACTCCGATGTCATCTACGTCTACATCTTCCATCATATCTTCTGGTTCCTGCAAATAAGATGCAACGATTAATTAACAAATAATGTctaccagtggcgtaacaaactccgtcggggcccccccgcagaattggaaatagggcccctttaaaaaattaccaaatgcgacatgtgtaacaaatacctatatgtgttacagcccagtaaatcaacgtaaaatatggcgataccgtgtaattgtcagtgtcaccaccgaagtgttCAAtacaagacttttcgagttatttatgagtaaaaatgtttattgttcaacaaaaaaccacgtttttaggcgatttttcgcaaatagttcaaagagtaaatattcgatcgaaaagaatattgttagcaaaaatgtatcaagcttataaaaaaaatgaaacaaaaataaagtctatcgactcagtaaaagaaaacttgaagctcatgaaaagtttttgttattcttcaaattccaaatcgaatatttcaacgtgaaataaccaaaaaatgaaatactgttCAGGAAAACTCATTAGAAatttttaaagtgcttaaaagaagctttattttttacaaaagtttctagcatcaaaactaaaccATTAAGCTCCaaatacagttaatcccattttttggtaaacaattgtgaaaatctccccctatttagcaccccaaatgaaactaatcattatcgccttacaaattacctaacttttttatacgacctgtaagtttcaccggttcaaagtgcttatttttaaaagggttctagttgaagggcttgaatgagtcactaatcacgagtatatgcaaattttaaacagccatgtcttaaccaatttttgtcttacagaaaaacaaaataaagccaaaatatttataaaagcaagacaTACCGatatttctttactctttgagatttttcgcatcactaatacttttaaagttattttgaaaaaaaggcatttttccaaaataaaacaacttttcaaaaataagaagaaCTTCGaaccgatcaaacttacagatcatataaacaataaatatttaaagtaaatcgtaaagcgctaatgataaattttatttggggtgcgaaataggggcagattttcattatttttttttaccaaaaaagggctcaagtttattttgagcgtaaatagttttgatgctagaaacttttataaaaaataaaaataaagcacatttttaaacatttaaaaaaagttttaagaaattttcccgaaaattgcttcattttttggttatttcaggttgaaatattagatttggaattggacaaataagaataatttttcatgagcttcaactgtgcttttactcTGTCGATAGACTTAATGAAAAAGTacacaattttctgtatcttataagctacatttttgctacaaatattttttcgatatctaatatttagttcgataaatacttatttttgagttatttgcgaaaaacccatctggaaacgttttttttttttgaaaaaatattttcactcgcaaatgacttgaaaagtattagcatagataaagatactctatagaagaacaaaacttgcttataattagtcaatttatacatttccggacttattttaaacatatgtttttcACCCAAAGGAGGGGTGTCAccccccgaagtaaaagcaaccaacggcataaatccaactttgaagtggagtgtaactagaacctaaatccaaattgtcaagcaaatacgtctgtcgtgacgctgataatttcactccaaaactgtcatttactgagctattggtgttgcactgtttatgacgacttacattttccatctttattggtatagaataaaatagaacaaaaattactaaataattacattagtattattctataagatgaacaactttcttcgtgcactatcgactatcagcgaatatacctacaattttattaattccgATGGaaaacttcattttcaatactgcactgcttaaaaaacgtatgtatgcaaatgATATAACAACAGATTTTTGCATACttatattagacaacaagatggggcccttgacatattggagaccccgtaagcttcatgctgcgggggcctcagttacgcctctggataattgtattgaaatactaaacgtaggtaaagattaaagagaaaacttatttctagatttagaaatattgttctaaaatttgacaaattgcaattctcaaatctttcaatagtcacgtacaaagcattatagtt encodes:
- the LOC114328315 gene encoding uncharacterized protein LOC114328315, encoding MDSWSEDQVLELIEAYRRWSVLWDFQDPLHYDKSIIYRAWKEVGREQNPEVRGVEDCKRKIKSLLSSYRREKYKMRKSKGSKYVSKWYAYEPLTFLDDRVMPKKPPKEEPEDMMEDVDVDDIGVEVKLSELSPDETSAPSPINIPSKRAKTDDYPTSSMLDSELNIFDTVKEKPNETDTFFTYVATKVNNYSRETQTAVQHAVFEILMKADKGKYESSGSDNQESNS